CAAGTGCTTTAGTAGACTATTTAGGAGCCATTCACCCTATTCTATTACTTGGTGGTGTGTTTTTACTAACAACAACCTTTAGCCAGGTCATTAACAACTCGGCCACAGCGGTTTTAATGGCACCGATAGCCATTTTAGCAGCAACATCATTAAACCTTTCTCCAGAACCGTTTATGATTATTGTAGCCATAAGTGCATCAACAGCCTTTTTAACACCCATAGGCACAACAACAAACGCAATGGTTATGACGGCCGGTGGTTACAAGTTCATGAACTACCTAAAAGTTGGAGCACCATTACTACTATTATTTTTCATTATATCATTAATACTTGTGCCAATTATTTGGCCATTTTAAACCATAAAATTATTAGGAACTTTAAAATCAATAATTATGAAAACGACAGAAACCATGACAAAACAAGCCGACTTAAAACAATACGGAATTGACGCTGCGAAAGTGAATTGGAATTTATCTCCAGAAGAACTTCAAAAAATTGCAGTAGCTGAAGGTTCTGGTGAAGAAACAGCTAACGGAACTCTAGTAATTAAAACAGGTAAGTTTACTGGTCGTTCTCCTCAAGATAGATTTATAGTAAAAGATGATTATACTACTGAAAGAGTTTGGTGGGGAAAAACAAACAAAGCGGTTTCTCCAGAAAACTTTGATAAACTTGAAGCTGAAATTAAAAAATATCTTTCTGGAAAAGAAATATATGCAAGAGATGGGTATGTGTGTGCAGAGCCTGAATACAGAACAAATATTAGAACAGTAACCGAGTATTCTTGGTCTAGCATGTTTGTTTTTAATATGTTTTTACGCCCAAGCCCAAGTGAGTTAGAAAACTTTAGTGAAGATTGGTTAGTACTTTGTGCTCCAGGATACGAATGTCCAGATCCTAAAGCATACGGTATCCGTCAAGGGAACTTCTCTATTATAAACTTTACTAAAAAAATAGCTTTAGTTGGTGGATCTGCTTACACAGGAGAAATTAAAAAAGGTATCTTCTCTGCCATGAACATGGTTTTACCTGTAGAAAGAAATGTATTACCAATGCACTGCTCTGCTAACGTAGGTAAAAAAGGTGATACTGCCATTTTCTTCGGATTATCAGGAACAGGAAAAACAACACTTTCTGCAGATCCAGAAAGAAAATTAATTGGAGATGATGAGCATGGTTGGACAGCAGACAACACTATTTTCAACTTTGAAGGTGGATGTTATGCAAAAGTGATCGATTTATCTGAAGAAAAAGAACCAGACATCTTTAGAGCTGTTAAACCAGGGGCTTTACTTGAAAACATTTTAATTAAAGAAGATGGAGAACCAGATTATTTAGATAGCAGCATTACGCAAAATACACGTGTAAGTTACCCTATTTATCATATCGATAACATACAAGAAACACTTTACGCAAACAACCCAAAAAACATCTTCTTTTTAACCTGTGATGCTTTTGGTGTGTTACCTCCAGTATCTAAGTTAACACCAGGCCAAGCGGCTTACCACTTTATCTCTGGTTATACTGCTAAAGTTGCTGGAACAGAAGCTGGAATTACAGAACCAGTACCATCATTCTCTGCTTGTTTCGGAGAACCATTTATGCCATTACACCCAACAGTTTACGGTGAAATGCTAAGTAAAAAAATGACTGAAGCTGGTGTAAATGTATGGCTAATAAACACAGGATGGAGTGCAGGACCTTACGGTGTAGGATCTCGTATAAAATTAAAATATACAAGAGCGATGATTACTGCAATTCTAAACGGTGAATTAGAAGGCGTAGATTATGATCAAAACTTTATTTTCGGTTTACACATGCCAAAATACTGCCCAGGTGTACCAACTGAAATTTTAGACCCAATGAATACTTGGTTGAAAAAAGGAGAATATGTAGGGAAAGCAATTCAATTAGCACACTCTTTCCACTTAAACTTCGAGAAATTTGCAGCTCAAGCTTCAGAACAAATTATTGAAGGTGGGCCACTAATTGACGAACACCACCACTTAAACGAGAGTTTTTAATTAAGTGGATATTAATAGCAAAAAAAGGAGCTCGAAAAGAGCTCCTTTTATATTATAACTCTTTTTTTTTGAAACAGTTTTCGGTTTTAAATCACTGTAATTTATACTAAACTCAAAACCTTATTACTAACTTAAATCACAACATCATGAAGTACTTATTAACTACAATAGTGCTTATTATCTCTATTCCCAACAGCTATAGTCAATCTCCAGAAGATAAATTAGGATCTTGGTATATGCTCGATGGCACACATAAAGTGGCCGACAAATGGAGTGTTAAAACAGGGCTTCAATTACGTTCTTTTGAAGTATTAGATAACTTAAACTTATTATTTTATTATGCTGGTGCAAACTATCATTTAAATAAAAAAACAACATTAACCTTAGTGTATTGCTATTTAGATATCGATAGAAGCTATTTATTGGCCGGAGAAAGCCATTTATATGAAAATAGACCTTACGAGCAAATAAGTTACACACAATCTACCAGAAGCCTTCCTATTTACCATAGAGTAAGGTTAGAGCATCGTTTTTTAAACTATCAGCATACGCAAACTACTTTACATAGATTTCGTTACAGATTAGGCACAAAAGTGAAATTGAGCGATAAAATGTTCTTCAATATTAATAATGAAATTTTTATGAACCTGCAGGATCAGGTTTTTACCGAAAATAGATTTTATGCGGCTATAGGCTTCAATGTTTCAAAAACTAGCAATTTTCAGCTAGGCTATTTAAATCATGAAATAAATAAATCGAATTTAAACCGACTACAAGTAGGTTACTTTTTTAAAACAGATTTAAGAAAAAAAGTGAAGTAATTTTATAATTTTCTTTTAACCGAACCAGCAAAGTCTTCAATATCGTCTTTTACTTTATCGAGTTCTTTTTTAATGTCTCCGGTTACACTAGTATCAATTCCGCTTTTCTCAGCAGTTTTGGTAATTTCGTGTTTAATATCGTTGGTAGCATCTTTTAGAGTACGCATACCTTTACCCAAACCACGTGCGATTTCAGGTATTTTATCGGCTCCAAAAACC
The window above is part of the Algibacter sp. L3A6 genome. Proteins encoded here:
- the pckA gene encoding phosphoenolpyruvate carboxykinase (ATP), yielding MKTTETMTKQADLKQYGIDAAKVNWNLSPEELQKIAVAEGSGEETANGTLVIKTGKFTGRSPQDRFIVKDDYTTERVWWGKTNKAVSPENFDKLEAEIKKYLSGKEIYARDGYVCAEPEYRTNIRTVTEYSWSSMFVFNMFLRPSPSELENFSEDWLVLCAPGYECPDPKAYGIRQGNFSIINFTKKIALVGGSAYTGEIKKGIFSAMNMVLPVERNVLPMHCSANVGKKGDTAIFFGLSGTGKTTLSADPERKLIGDDEHGWTADNTIFNFEGGCYAKVIDLSEEKEPDIFRAVKPGALLENILIKEDGEPDYLDSSITQNTRVSYPIYHIDNIQETLYANNPKNIFFLTCDAFGVLPPVSKLTPGQAAYHFISGYTAKVAGTEAGITEPVPSFSACFGEPFMPLHPTVYGEMLSKKMTEAGVNVWLINTGWSAGPYGVGSRIKLKYTRAMITAILNGELEGVDYDQNFIFGLHMPKYCPGVPTEILDPMNTWLKKGEYVGKAIQLAHSFHLNFEKFAAQASEQIIEGGPLIDEHHHLNESF
- a CDS encoding DUF2490 domain-containing protein, with the protein product MKYLLTTIVLIISIPNSYSQSPEDKLGSWYMLDGTHKVADKWSVKTGLQLRSFEVLDNLNLLFYYAGANYHLNKKTTLTLVYCYLDIDRSYLLAGESHLYENRPYEQISYTQSTRSLPIYHRVRLEHRFLNYQHTQTTLHRFRYRLGTKVKLSDKMFFNINNEIFMNLQDQVFTENRFYAAIGFNVSKTSNFQLGYLNHEINKSNLNRLQVGYFFKTDLRKKVK
- a CDS encoding twin-arginine translocase TatA/TatE family subunit, which produces MIQLATFLFISGAEIAFILFIVVMVFGADKIPEIARGLGKGMRTLKDATNDIKHEITKTAEKSGIDTSVTGDIKKELDKVKDDIEDFAGSVKRKL